A stretch of the Vidua chalybeata isolate OUT-0048 chromosome 19, bVidCha1 merged haplotype, whole genome shotgun sequence genome encodes the following:
- the UNC13D gene encoding protein unc-13 homolog D: MDPAGQSPPGSLPGAESPEMDLSHRFSKEELALLYEEVLYTIRHRLGKPEQQHVRDSQELYSYVQKAFGMNAEEHGVIMQQVMELESPIYCLKATVKEAKGILGKDVSGLSDPYCLLGIEARSQEPAHPDHKKRMKAVVKDLIPEDQIHRTQVISQTLSPVWNETFILEFKDVETASFHLDMWDSDVVESMRHKLGELTDLHGLKRIFKDARKDKGQDDFLGNVVVRLKDLHCWNDQWYQLEPRTETYPERGHCHLQFLLTHKKRATTSSRTQPSYTVHRHLLQQLVSHEILQHQAGSTSWDGELSSHASTVLYLHATQKDLSDFHQDMAQWLAYSKLYQSLEFSSSCLLHQITSIEYRWVQERLRPEQKAELAESFQSLLTYGVSLIRRFRIIFPLSVPRSTERLQSLLRVLVQMCKTKAFRELCTPSPDLPQMISTALKSGTTEWFHMQKQHLKPMVKSIEENSKALSKLLLEVIEDLKQCQKIWNKLFSTNLKLNIFSIAYLELESLVAEHVQEQLHKVDSSMSRPTAESLFDLYRKLQELCQMKNSLPSRDGPLALSNFHQWFEEALPLWLQKAYTTTLERAQRAVQMDQLKPYGYHKHSTSTVDLSTCYAQIVTTWQQLNWPDTEKAFMIMVNLLEDMCKISLMYCKLIKERAEALSLSEQNEGEAANRLCIVVNNIEQLRLLMLKLPSQLDWAQLEQRMRGIIDPQQIQNALHNQLDSTVACLDHEVRDVVQALATKLDKGIARHIQELSSSSDTQKPEDSIIPLMKFLESELQYLNEHLVQENFKSLLTLLWQHTLSVLSAAQGPQVPSVQHCQRLFCALKSLELCFHAEGCGLPLETLHSATFRTLETHLALCSTTSRKLIQKYFINRIQQQLDTSSEKYGAVTIKALYRPSEQKLRVEVLNATNLIPLDSNGSSDPFVQLTLEPRHEFPEVVPRTTQCKKNELHPLFDEAFDFLIPSEKCRQEGACLLLTVFDYDMLGANDLEGEAFFPLCHLPGLNTAEDEADMGQVPQTRLPLTHPKPTDEILQLLESRKKDKDAQAFVKLRKQRAKQSKETE, from the exons AGCCCCATTTACTGCCTGAAAGCCACTGTGAAGGAAGCCAAGGGAATTTTGGGTAAAGATGTCAGTG GGCTCAGTGACCCATACTGCCTGCTGGGCATCGAGGCCAggagccaggagccagcccacCCCGACCACAAGAAGAGGATGAAGGCTGTGGTCAAAGACCTCATCCCCGAAGACCAAATCCATCGCACCCAAGTCATAAGCCAGACCCTCAGCCCAGTGTGGAACGAGACCTTCATCCT GGAGTTTAAAGATGTGGAGACAGCCAGCTTCCACCTGGACATGTG GGACTCGGACGTGGTGGAGTCGATGCGGCACAAGCTGGGGGAGCTGACGGACCTCCACGGCCTCAAAAG GATCTTTAAAGACGCTCGCAAAGACAAAGGGCAGGACGATTTCCTGGGGAACGTGGTGGTTCGCCTGAAG gaCCTGCACTGCTGGAATGACCAGTGGTACCAGCTGGAGCCACGGACAGAGACCTATCCCGAGCGGGGACACTGTCACCTGCAGTTCCTACTGACTCACAAGAAG AGGGCCACCACGAGCAGCCGGACACAGCCGAGCTACACCGTCCACCGccacctgctgcagcagctggtgtCCCACGAGATCCTGCAGCACCAG gctggcagcacctCCTGGGACGGAGAGCTGAGCAGCCATGCCAGCACCGTGCTGTACCTGCACGCCACACAGAAGGACCTCTCTGACTTCCACCAGGACATGGC gCAGTGGCTGGCCTACAGCAAACTCTACCAGAGCCTAgagttcagcagcagctgcctcctccaCCAGATCACCAGCATCGAGTACCGGTGGGTGCAGGAGCGCCTGAGGCCAGAGCAG aaagcagagctggccGAGTCCTTCCAGTCCTTGCTGACCTACGGGGTCTCCCTCATCCGTAGGTTCCGCAtcattttccccctctctgtCCCGAGGTCCACGGAGAGGCTCCAGTCCCTGCTCCG GGTCCTCGTCCAAATGTGCAAAACCAAAGCTTTCCGTGAGCTGTGCACACCCAGCCCTGACCTCCCCCAGATGATCTCCACAGCTCTGAAG TCGGGCACAACAGAATGGTTCCACATGCAGAAGCAGCACCTCAAGCCCATGGTGAAG agtATAGAGGAGAATAGCAAAGCCTTGTCCAAGCTCCTCCTGGAGGTGATAGAAGATCTCAAGCAGTGCCAAAAGATCTGGAATAAATTGTTCAGCAC CAACCTGAAGTTGAATATCTTCTCCATTGCCTACCTGGAGCTGGAGAGCTTG GTGGCAGAGCAtgtccaggagcagctgcacaaGGTTGACAGCAGCATGTCCAGACCCACGGCCGAGAGCCTCTTTGATCTCTACAGGAAACTGCAGGAGCTCTGTCAGATGAAGAATTCCCTCCCAAGCAG GGATGGACCTCTGGCTCTGAGCAATTTCCACCAGTGGTTTGAGGAAGCGTTGCCCCTGTGGCTCCAGAAAGCCTACACCACCACGCTGGAGAGGGCCCAGAGAGCCGTCCAGATGGACCAG CTGAAGCCTTACGGGTACCACAAGCACAGCACATCCACTGTTGACCTGTCCACCTGCTACGCCCAGATCGTGACAACCTGGCAGCAGCTCAACTGGCCAGACACTGAGAAAGCCTTCATGATCATGGTCAATCTCCTGGAG GACATGTGCAAGATCTCCCTGATGTACTGCAAGCTCATCAAGGAGAGGGCTGAGGCTCTGTCGCTGAGTGAGCAGAACGAGGGCGAGGCGGCCAACAGG ctctgcatcGTGGTGAACAACATCGAGCAGCTCCGGCTGCTGATGCTGAAGCTGCCATCGCAGCTGGACTgggcccagctggagcagcgcATGAGGGGCATCATCGACCCACAGCAGATCCAGAACGCTCTGCACAACCAGCTCGACAGCACCGTGGCCTGCCTGGACCACGAGGTCCGGGACGTGGTGCAAGCCCTGGCTACCAAG CTGGACAAGGGCATTGCCAGACACATCCAGGAGCTCTCATCTTCCAGTGACACCCAGAAGCCTGAGGAT TCCATCATCCCGCTCATGAAGTTCCTGGAGTCGGAGCTGCAGTACCTCAATGAGCATCTGGTCCAGGAGAACTTCAAAAG TCTCCTCACTCTCCTGTGGCAGCACACCCTGTCCGtgctctcagcagcacaggggccTCAGGTGCCCTCggtccagcactgccagaggcTGTTCTGTGCCCTGAAG agcctggagctgtgcttcCACGCCGAGGGCTGCGGGCTGCCGCTGGAGACCCTCCACAGTGCAACCTTCCGG acACTGGAGACTCACCTGGCTCTCTGCTCCACCACCAGCCGCAAACTCATCCAGAAATACTTCATCAACAGGATCCAGCAGCAG CTGGACACGAGCTCAGAGAAGTACGGGGCCGTGACCATCAAAGCTCTGTACCGGCCTTCGGAGCAGAAACTCCGTGTGGAAGTGCTCAACGCCACCAACCTCATCCCACTGGACTCCAACG GCTCCAGCGACCCCTTCGTGCAGCTCACCCTGGAGCCCCGGCACGAGTTCCCCGAGGTGGTGCCTCGGACCACCCAGTGCAAGAAGAACGAGCTGCACCCCCTCTTCGACGAAGCCTTCGACTT CTTGATCCCCTCCGAGAAGTGCCGGCAGGAGGGGGCCTGTCTGCTGCTGACTGTGTTTGACTACGACATGCTGGGGGCCAACGACCTGGAGGGAGAAGCCTTCTTCCCCCTGTGCCACCTGCCCGGCCTCAACACCGCAGAGGATGAGGCTGACATGGGACAGGTGCCCCAGACCCGGCTCCCCCTCACCCACCCCAAGCCCACGG ATGagatcctgcagctgctggagtccAGGAAAAAGGACAAAGACGCTCAGGCCTTCGTTAAGCTCCGCAAGCAACGAGCCAAGCAGTCCAAGGAGACAGAGTGA